A portion of the Halobacillus ihumii genome contains these proteins:
- a CDS encoding alanine/glycine:cation symporter family protein, which produces MVEIWSLFEAAIADVSAFLWTYLLSIILIFGGIFLTIRLKFFQFRFFGHVLQQTVGQIFKKNKHPGTISPFQAFTSALASTAGATNIVGVPVAIALGGPGALFWMWFVALIGMATKYAEVMLGIKYREKNKDNVWVGGPQYYIKKALGWKWVSSAFAFFLMIELIPSVMVQSNSIATQTEGAFGWPVYITGFAMCALIALVVFGGIKRIAKVTDKIVPAMVIIYVGVALFVIFVNIDQIPHVFSLIFSNAFTPISAVGGFAGAGIAEALRWGVARGLYSNEAGIGTAPIAHSAAQTDHPSKQGLWGIFSVFVDTIVICTVSGLVVLVTGAWKDVSAANASNMINVAFATELGDVFGGAFVSIFLLFFIITTVGVLIFYGEKQAEYLYGLKAAKVMRLVYIVSAFIGAVGGLQLIWQFLDITLAFVVLANIIPLIFLHKEIVAISDDYVNRVLKKKTTERKVKLFAEED; this is translated from the coding sequence TTGGTTGAAATTTGGAGTTTATTTGAAGCAGCAATAGCAGACGTATCAGCATTTTTATGGACTTATCTTCTATCCATTATTCTCATTTTCGGGGGGATTTTTCTTACTATTCGCTTAAAGTTTTTCCAATTTCGTTTCTTTGGTCACGTACTTCAGCAAACCGTTGGGCAAATTTTTAAGAAGAACAAACATCCCGGAACAATCTCTCCCTTTCAAGCCTTTACATCAGCCTTAGCCTCAACAGCAGGTGCCACAAATATCGTCGGGGTCCCTGTAGCGATTGCCTTAGGAGGACCGGGAGCTCTATTCTGGATGTGGTTTGTGGCATTGATTGGGATGGCCACAAAGTATGCGGAAGTTATGCTCGGGATCAAGTACCGTGAAAAGAATAAGGATAATGTCTGGGTTGGCGGACCGCAATATTACATAAAAAAGGCTCTCGGCTGGAAATGGGTGTCTTCAGCTTTCGCTTTTTTCCTAATGATCGAATTGATCCCTAGCGTTATGGTGCAGTCCAATTCCATTGCGACACAGACAGAAGGTGCTTTTGGCTGGCCCGTGTATATAACTGGATTTGCTATGTGCGCCCTGATCGCACTTGTTGTGTTTGGAGGAATTAAACGAATTGCCAAGGTAACGGATAAAATTGTCCCAGCTATGGTTATCATTTATGTAGGAGTAGCTCTATTCGTTATTTTCGTAAATATTGATCAAATCCCACACGTGTTCAGTTTAATATTTTCTAACGCATTCACCCCTATATCAGCTGTCGGCGGCTTTGCAGGAGCTGGAATTGCAGAAGCACTGCGTTGGGGAGTCGCCCGGGGACTTTACTCTAATGAGGCTGGAATCGGTACTGCCCCCATTGCCCATTCAGCCGCACAAACGGACCATCCTTCTAAACAGGGGTTGTGGGGAATCTTTAGTGTATTTGTCGACACCATTGTAATTTGTACAGTTTCCGGACTTGTGGTTTTAGTAACAGGCGCTTGGAAGGATGTTAGCGCAGCGAATGCATCTAATATGATTAATGTTGCTTTTGCAACTGAATTAGGAGATGTATTTGGCGGTGCTTTCGTGTCCATCTTTCTCTTATTCTTTATTATTACCACAGTAGGCGTGCTGATCTTCTATGGTGAGAAACAGGCCGAGTACTTGTATGGTTTAAAAGCAGCTAAAGTGATGAGACTCGTTTATATTGTATCAGCGTTTATCGGTGCAGTCGGAGGACTTCAATTAATATGGCAATTCCTCGATATTACGCTTGCTTTTGTCGTCTTGGCCAACATTATACCGCTCATTTTCCTCCATAAAGAAATCGTAGCGATTAGTGATGACTATGTAAACAGAGTACTCAAGAAAAAAACAACAGAAAGAAAGGTTAAACTATTCGCAGAAGAAGACTAA
- a CDS encoding GntR family transcriptional regulator — MFELDIRSRKPIYEQLVEKLKHLIINDILQEDEKLPSVRELAQQLTINPNTIQKAYRELETQGYTYSVKGKGSFVNPASPFKDKQKLGEVRAELKKLFAEAIYLGMTVQDIKALVDEVKGGPDHD, encoded by the coding sequence ATGTTCGAGTTAGATATAAGGAGCCGTAAACCCATTTATGAACAACTTGTAGAAAAACTAAAACATCTTATTATTAATGATATTTTACAGGAAGATGAGAAGCTCCCGTCTGTTCGTGAACTGGCTCAACAGCTGACCATTAATCCTAATACAATTCAAAAAGCTTATCGAGAACTCGAAACACAGGGATACACCTATTCTGTTAAAGGGAAAGGGAGTTTCGTTAATCCTGCTTCTCCATTTAAGGATAAGCAAAAATTAGGGGAAGTGCGCGCAGAACTAAAGAAGCTGTTTGCAGAAGCAATATATCTTGGTATGACGGTACAAGACATAAAGGCATTAGTTGATGAAGTAAAGGGGGGACCTGATCATGATTGA
- a CDS encoding ABC transporter ATP-binding protein, which translates to MIEVKNITKSFAKDLVVNDVSFHVKQGSIYGLLGSNGAGKTTLMRLISGILKQNSGAIHMFGEDVFENLRVKSRLVFIPDSLYFFPQYNVKQLANYYKEMYPNWSEERYEQLKKVFNLNENKKVHQFSKGMQRQVVFWLSMSAMPDILILDEPFDGLDAVMRRKIKSLIIQDVAERAMTVLISSHNLREVEDICDYIGILHDGEMLLQRDLDDLKTDIHKVQVAFKDFDIAPLKRRLDILYHEKRGSVYLLIVKGKEAEVSHTIEKYSPVLYDRLPLTLEEIFIYELGGAGYAIENITV; encoded by the coding sequence ATGATTGAAGTGAAGAACATCACTAAATCTTTTGCAAAAGATTTGGTTGTGAACGACGTGAGCTTCCATGTGAAACAAGGATCGATTTATGGGCTTCTTGGTTCAAATGGTGCCGGTAAAACGACACTTATGCGTTTAATAAGCGGAATTTTAAAGCAGAACTCAGGTGCAATCCACATGTTTGGTGAAGACGTATTCGAGAATTTACGTGTGAAAAGCAGACTCGTCTTTATACCAGATTCTCTTTATTTCTTTCCGCAATACAATGTAAAACAGCTTGCCAACTATTATAAGGAAATGTATCCAAATTGGAGCGAGGAACGCTACGAACAGCTCAAGAAGGTTTTTAATTTGAATGAGAATAAGAAAGTACATCAGTTTTCTAAAGGCATGCAGAGACAGGTTGTGTTTTGGTTATCGATGTCAGCAATGCCTGACATTTTAATTCTGGACGAACCATTCGATGGTCTTGATGCCGTGATGAGAAGGAAAATTAAGAGTCTAATTATTCAAGATGTAGCAGAGCGTGCCATGACAGTCCTTATTTCTTCTCATAATCTGCGGGAAGTAGAAGATATTTGTGACTACATAGGCATTTTGCATGACGGCGAAATGTTGCTTCAGAGGGATTTAGACGACTTAAAAACAGACATCCATAAAGTTCAGGTTGCCTTTAAAGACTTCGACATAGCTCCGCTTAAGCGCAGGCTGGATATTTTATATCATGAGAAACGTGGGAGTGTCTACCTTCTTATTGTTAAGGGAAAAGAGGCCGAAGTAAGCCATACGATTGAAAAATATTCTCCTGTTCTGTACGATCGCCTGCCTCTAACTCTGGAAGAAATCTTTATTTATGAATTGGGAGGTGCAGGATATGCCATCGAAAACATCACCGTTTAA
- a CDS encoding DUF6449 domain-containing protein, producing the protein MPSKTSPFKKEVIKQDFRNVGWIGIVYLIGLLFTLPLQLVMDMNNEHSREMYYENGLFDPVFLYGIQMILLFVLPVLMAIFLFRYVHVRGSADFIHSLPIKRSSLFNYHIISGTLLLILPILITGAILFVSYFIWDVGNYYTLSDLGYWASVFAVFSLFLFLISIFVGSLTGLSAVQGVLTYVQLLFPAGMYGLISYNLNLFVKGFSVDKAMAEAIEKYSPLLDFLMYQPRAPIGMEVSPPVDSTSIVVYFGLAILLYVASLLIYQKRNIENGNQAIAVLTLWPAFKYGTTFCFMLLGGMYFSESQLSYSWLFIGYAIGAIFGFVLSDMLLQKTWRVFHIRKLKGLGSYAAVVVVLILALPIVARGYESAVPAKDEIKNVYMGSSYSDYQTKHELGAPLIHGSDNVEAVRRVHDELIDAAKPMEEGKRTIFLAYELNNGEKVFREYQVKQQRRIPYMEKVYSSEEYKRMTYDVFQLAPSKVDQLTLHPPMSEEGPVRITDNEEVTRALQLIKKDILSQSYRNMTKPNRFATGLDIGVGYEHYNVQLSTSFTNFNQWLKDEGLYDHAYLQAKDVHKIEVLRVSSEARKGESPFDILLRENGLETSDKEKIADVISAANVYAGDGYLIGFYQSEDEISTIANLEAGEAPGWITNHFK; encoded by the coding sequence ATGCCATCGAAAACATCACCGTTTAAAAAAGAGGTCATCAAACAAGATTTTAGAAATGTCGGCTGGATCGGAATCGTCTACTTAATCGGATTACTGTTCACCTTGCCTCTTCAATTGGTGATGGACATGAACAATGAACACAGTAGAGAGATGTATTATGAAAATGGATTATTTGATCCAGTTTTCCTGTATGGAATTCAAATGATTTTACTATTTGTTCTGCCTGTACTAATGGCCATCTTTCTATTTCGTTACGTTCATGTCAGGGGATCAGCTGATTTCATTCATAGTTTGCCGATTAAAAGAAGTTCATTATTTAATTATCATATTATCTCGGGAACGCTTCTCTTAATTCTTCCGATTTTAATTACAGGCGCCATTCTTTTTGTCTCTTATTTCATATGGGATGTAGGAAACTATTATACTCTTAGCGATTTAGGCTATTGGGCTTCTGTTTTTGCAGTATTCTCACTGTTTCTATTTTTAATAAGTATTTTTGTTGGATCTTTGACCGGATTATCTGCTGTACAGGGTGTATTAACGTATGTTCAATTATTATTTCCAGCTGGTATGTACGGATTAATTTCCTATAATCTGAATCTTTTTGTAAAAGGTTTTTCTGTTGATAAGGCGATGGCAGAGGCTATAGAAAAATATTCGCCTCTTCTAGATTTTTTAATGTATCAGCCTAGAGCTCCAATCGGTATGGAGGTCAGTCCGCCTGTCGACTCCACAAGTATAGTAGTTTATTTTGGCTTAGCTATTTTGTTATATGTGGCTTCCTTATTAATCTATCAAAAACGTAATATCGAGAACGGTAACCAGGCAATCGCTGTGCTCACTCTTTGGCCCGCTTTTAAATATGGAACTACCTTTTGTTTTATGCTCCTTGGAGGTATGTATTTTAGCGAATCTCAATTAAGCTACTCTTGGTTATTTATCGGCTATGCTATTGGAGCAATCTTTGGTTTTGTCCTATCTGATATGCTTCTGCAAAAAACATGGCGTGTTTTTCATATTCGTAAGTTGAAAGGATTAGGCAGCTATGCTGCAGTAGTTGTCGTTCTCATCTTAGCCTTGCCGATCGTTGCCAGGGGATATGAGTCAGCTGTACCAGCTAAAGATGAGATTAAGAATGTGTACATGGGCAGTAGCTATTCCGATTACCAAACGAAACATGAATTAGGTGCTCCTCTAATTCACGGGTCAGACAACGTTGAGGCAGTAAGAAGAGTGCATGATGAGTTAATTGATGCAGCAAAACCGATGGAAGAGGGAAAACGTACAATCTTCTTAGCCTATGAATTAAATAATGGTGAGAAGGTTTTTCGTGAATATCAGGTGAAACAACAACGAAGAATTCCCTACATGGAAAAGGTCTATAGCAGTGAAGAATATAAACGGATGACTTATGATGTATTTCAATTAGCTCCTTCAAAAGTAGATCAGTTAACGCTGCATCCCCCCATGTCGGAAGAGGGGCCAGTAAGAATTACTGACAATGAAGAAGTAACCCGTGCCTTACAGCTAATCAAGAAAGATATCCTAAGCCAATCCTATCGAAATATGACAAAGCCTAACAGGTTTGCTACAGGTCTGGATATCGGGGTAGGATACGAGCATTATAACGTTCAACTCTCCACAAGTTTTACGAACTTTAACCAATGGCTTAAGGATGAAGGTTTATATGATCATGCGTACCTGCAAGCGAAGGACGTGCATAAAATAGAAGTCCTCAGGGTGAGTTCAGAAGCGAGAAAAGGGGAGAGTCCGTTTGATATCTTACTAAGGGAAAATGGTTTAGAAACATCGGACAAAGAAAAGATTGCTGATGTGATTTCTGCCGCAAATGTGTATGCAGGTGACGGTTACCTGATTGGTTTTTACCAAAGCGAGGATGAAATTTCTACGATCGCCAATCTAGAAGCAGGTGAAGCACCAGGTTGGATTACGAATCATTTTAAATAA
- a CDS encoding RNA polymerase sigma factor, whose translation MEEDFDGIYLHYYNRVYYAAYRVTKEQRSAEDVLQETFIKAYRNLNQLKDGEKIGAWLSTTATRTAIDLLRKERKYVVTEIEEVTRPADEAASFNSTVEEECEKRAMEEEVWEKANTLSPKLKEIFKMKYFSYYRETDIADQLQLSLSAVKSRLYRARNYMKKQMEGLIGQDQTA comes from the coding sequence ATGGAAGAAGATTTTGATGGAATCTATCTGCACTATTATAACAGAGTCTATTATGCAGCCTACCGAGTGACAAAGGAACAACGATCTGCAGAGGACGTTCTTCAGGAAACGTTTATAAAAGCCTATCGAAATCTTAACCAGCTTAAAGATGGGGAGAAAATCGGGGCATGGCTGTCTACTACTGCTACTCGAACAGCTATTGATCTTTTGCGAAAAGAGAGAAAGTATGTTGTAACGGAGATCGAAGAAGTGACACGGCCGGCAGATGAAGCTGCTTCATTTAATTCAACCGTAGAAGAGGAATGTGAGAAGCGGGCAATGGAAGAAGAGGTATGGGAAAAAGCGAATACCTTGTCTCCGAAATTGAAGGAGATTTTCAAGATGAAATATTTCTCCTATTATAGGGAGACTGACATTGCTGATCAACTACAGTTATCGCTTTCGGCTGTAAAATCACGACTCTATCGAGCAAGAAATTATATGAAAAAGCAGATGGAAGGTCTGATCGGACAAGATCAGACGGCATAA
- a CDS encoding PCYCGC motif-containing (lipo)protein: MKKKLLIVGAFLLGSFITGCSSNHTEESQHTSSPSQSETESQQHSSHMVMGDKRVETPSYEVMPEFLKSKPENMQLIYTSASQHKELLEQMPCYCGCGESVGHKNNYDCFIHENKENGAIVWDEHGTKCGVCLEIAAQAMIDYQNGKSVEEIREDIDAQYKQGYAEPTPTPEI; encoded by the coding sequence ATGAAAAAAAAGCTTTTGATCGTAGGCGCTTTTTTGTTAGGCAGTTTCATAACGGGATGTTCAAGCAATCATACAGAAGAATCACAGCATACCTCATCTCCATCGCAATCTGAAACTGAGTCACAACAACATTCCAGCCACATGGTTATGGGGGATAAACGAGTTGAAACACCGAGTTACGAAGTGATGCCGGAATTTTTAAAAAGCAAGCCTGAAAATATGCAGCTTATCTATACATCAGCTTCTCAACATAAAGAATTGCTAGAACAAATGCCATGTTACTGCGGTTGTGGTGAATCTGTCGGTCATAAAAATAATTACGACTGTTTTATACATGAAAACAAAGAAAACGGAGCCATTGTTTGGGACGAACATGGAACAAAATGTGGAGTATGTCTTGAAATTGCCGCTCAAGCTATGATTGACTACCAAAATGGCAAATCGGTGGAGGAAATTCGAGAGGACATCGATGCACAATACAAACAAGGTTATGCCGAACCCACACCGACTCCTGAAATTTAA
- a CDS encoding thiamine pyrophosphate-binding protein encodes MKAIRSVLHYLQSGQVSYVFGIPAGSVNAFFDELYEIPAITPIVSKHEGAASYMACAYAKYSKQLTVCIGSSGPGGTNLITGAANAMREHLPVLFLTGAVPVNTVGLNASQELDADPLYKPVTKYSVRVDGAEDLLPQVHKACEIALSGVPGPVHVALPIDVQIEDIPEVSIPDFPVRTPLLPESNQVDDAIQQLSSIERGYIFAGQGVRGAELDVLELAERLKWPIVTSPQAMGLFPDNHHLLKGVFGFAGHNLASDLINDGDTNAVIVIGSSLGETATNNWNPAITKDKYTIQIDFDKEVFGRKYSVDLPILGDVSLTVSALNNGLKQKGFVRHTSPTQPHTPEAINDEYSTKNVLLTLQRKLPKSTRYTIDIGEFMAYVIHHMSVLDYDTFDINVHFGAMGSGIGSAIGAKLADPERPTVSITGDGCFFMHGMELLTAKEYNVPVLFVVMNNARLGMVHHGHALQYKRAHDRFAQQPVDLSAMAQALGIPSLRIDDMNDLDEAKIKQLLTEKGPALLEVALVDDRMPPMGDRVKFLSSFGK; translated from the coding sequence GTGAAAGCTATACGAAGTGTCTTACATTATCTACAGTCCGGCCAAGTCTCTTATGTATTCGGAATTCCTGCAGGCTCCGTAAACGCCTTTTTTGATGAATTATATGAAATTCCCGCCATCACTCCGATCGTATCTAAACATGAAGGGGCTGCCTCCTACATGGCTTGTGCTTATGCTAAATATTCTAAACAACTTACTGTTTGTATTGGAAGCAGCGGGCCAGGAGGAACCAATCTTATTACAGGAGCTGCGAACGCCATGCGTGAGCATTTGCCAGTTCTCTTTTTAACAGGTGCTGTTCCTGTGAATACAGTCGGGCTAAATGCTTCACAAGAGCTAGATGCAGATCCACTTTATAAACCAGTAACAAAATATAGTGTACGTGTCGATGGTGCTGAAGATTTATTGCCACAGGTGCATAAGGCCTGTGAGATTGCTCTGTCAGGGGTGCCTGGACCGGTCCACGTCGCCTTGCCAATAGATGTACAGATTGAAGATATTCCGGAGGTTTCTATCCCGGATTTCCCTGTGCGCACTCCACTTTTACCGGAATCAAACCAAGTGGACGATGCCATTCAACAGTTATCATCCATTGAGCGCGGGTATATTTTTGCAGGACAGGGAGTTAGGGGTGCTGAATTAGATGTGCTCGAATTGGCTGAACGACTGAAGTGGCCAATCGTTACTTCTCCTCAAGCGATGGGGCTTTTCCCTGATAATCACCATTTACTCAAAGGGGTCTTTGGGTTTGCTGGGCATAATTTAGCCTCGGATCTGATTAATGATGGAGATACAAATGCTGTCATTGTGATTGGATCAAGTCTTGGAGAGACAGCTACAAATAACTGGAACCCTGCTATTACAAAAGATAAGTACACGATTCAAATTGATTTTGACAAGGAGGTTTTCGGTCGAAAGTATTCAGTCGACCTGCCCATACTAGGAGATGTCTCCTTAACCGTTTCAGCGCTTAATAATGGCTTGAAACAAAAAGGATTTGTTAGACATACCTCCCCTACTCAGCCTCATACACCCGAAGCCATCAATGACGAATATAGTACAAAAAATGTCCTGCTTACTCTGCAAAGAAAACTACCCAAGTCAACACGCTACACTATTGATATCGGGGAATTTATGGCTTATGTTATTCATCATATGAGCGTTCTGGATTATGACACTTTCGATATAAATGTTCATTTTGGGGCAATGGGGAGCGGGATAGGAAGCGCGATTGGCGCCAAGTTAGCGGACCCGGAGCGGCCGACCGTAAGCATTACAGGGGATGGTTGTTTCTTCATGCATGGCATGGAGCTGCTCACAGCCAAAGAGTATAATGTTCCCGTCTTGTTTGTGGTCATGAATAACGCGCGGCTTGGGATGGTGCACCATGGGCATGCCTTGCAATATAAACGAGCACACGACCGTTTTGCTCAACAACCTGTCGATCTCTCAGCAATGGCTCAAGCTTTAGGCATACCTAGCTTACGGATAGATGACATGAATGATCTTGATGAAGCTAAGATTAAACAGCTATTAACGGAAAAGGGGCCAGCGCTTTTAGAGGTGGCCTTAGTAGACGACCGCATGCCGCCAATGGGTGATCGTGTAAAATTCCTTTCTTCATTCGGAAAATAA
- a CDS encoding EAL domain-containing protein, translating to MANEQTRYSRLAQITKLINTNLKLREALEHVVTAISEEIVSCDSVGIYLPQEDGTYRGFVGKPELINGMSLDMHIIDLEMDHLAKEVIKTREAIYIPDTSRDSRPDPRAVHAFKIKSLLVLPMSYEQELYGLVFLFDYGTPMNLTNSEIESIEAYVNMAAVAVRNANNLTRKEALISDKQLLLNVTRDLSHCSTLREVMDRCFAYLGEVLNNSNIGAHFLDPVASHHLQPTSLSKHSDWSEEEWKKTHERVGGNFHEDPIFKEVAKTKKSIMIPNILEDSRPNHELCVSFGIKGLYVIPFVAMGEVLGMTAIVNLHQAGQRYSNSAMQLAESIVDATAPVLSNLLYIEKQEMIISERTSELTRKNIELENMITEVKQISREKELILNSAGEGIFGLDLQGSITFCNPSAAKILGYGDQQELIGVSCEHIFDIKDGDSFDCFQEKNLNNKGSNEEYFHRKNHSKFPVEYVITPQIEHDKTVGYVITFKDVTKRKELEEKIKYHAYYDSVTNIPNRVLFHDRLNQALTFAELNESSLGILFLDLDRFKKINDTFGHAFGDIVLRKVAQRLTTTLPKENTVSRQGGDEFIILLPKVSSITDAENCAHEILKAFSDPFYINGQEIIIKTSIGVSLFPQNGVNSEQLIKHADVAMYKAKALSGDRFQVYTPDIDGRSLESIELENDLYKALKNEEFILHYQPKVDTVSNKIMGVEALIRWHRPHKGLISPSEFIPLAEETGLITPIGEWVIKEACQQAKQWHNLGHTSLEVSVNLSPQQFNQNNLVQFIEQTLEETGLPAHCLELELTENLIIHNTDNTLATIQQLKNLGIKISIDDFGTGFSSLGYLKDFPVDTLKIDKSFIDDISSNENNAAITNTIITLARNLSLKVIAEGVETLEQAAFLNQHGCRVIQGYYFSEPLPAKTFIQTFYPKPFSD from the coding sequence ATTCCCGTCTGGCGCAAATTACTAAACTGATTAATACGAATCTTAAGTTAAGAGAAGCGCTGGAACACGTTGTCACAGCGATCTCTGAAGAAATTGTTTCCTGTGACTCTGTTGGAATCTACTTACCTCAAGAGGATGGAACGTACCGAGGATTCGTCGGGAAGCCTGAATTGATTAACGGAATGAGTCTTGATATGCACATCATAGATTTAGAGATGGATCACCTTGCAAAGGAAGTCATTAAGACGAGGGAAGCCATTTATATCCCCGACACCTCAAGGGATTCCAGACCAGACCCCAGGGCGGTTCATGCTTTTAAAATCAAATCATTACTCGTTCTTCCCATGTCTTATGAACAGGAATTGTATGGACTTGTGTTTTTATTTGACTATGGCACTCCCATGAACTTAACAAATTCAGAAATTGAATCGATTGAAGCATATGTCAACATGGCTGCTGTAGCAGTTAGAAACGCAAACAATTTAACTCGTAAAGAAGCACTTATCTCAGATAAACAGCTGCTCCTCAATGTTACCCGCGATCTCTCTCATTGCTCAACGTTACGAGAAGTGATGGATAGATGTTTTGCTTACTTAGGAGAAGTGTTGAATAACTCTAACATAGGTGCTCATTTCCTTGACCCTGTCGCTTCACATCACTTACAACCAACTTCTTTAAGTAAACATAGTGACTGGTCAGAAGAAGAATGGAAGAAAACTCATGAACGTGTGGGAGGTAATTTTCACGAAGACCCCATTTTTAAAGAAGTTGCTAAAACGAAAAAATCGATTATGATACCAAATATTCTCGAGGACTCGAGACCGAATCACGAACTGTGTGTAAGTTTCGGGATTAAAGGATTATATGTGATCCCATTTGTAGCTATGGGCGAGGTACTCGGAATGACAGCCATCGTTAATTTACACCAAGCTGGACAACGCTATTCTAACTCCGCCATGCAGCTAGCAGAATCAATTGTCGATGCGACTGCACCTGTTCTCTCAAACTTATTATATATTGAGAAACAGGAAATGATCATATCAGAACGAACATCTGAACTGACCAGGAAAAACATTGAACTAGAAAATATGATTACGGAAGTAAAACAAATCAGCCGCGAAAAGGAACTTATCTTAAATTCTGCAGGTGAAGGGATCTTCGGCCTTGATTTACAAGGGTCAATTACCTTCTGTAACCCTTCCGCTGCCAAAATCCTCGGATATGGAGACCAGCAGGAACTAATCGGAGTATCGTGCGAGCACATTTTTGACATAAAAGATGGAGATTCGTTTGATTGTTTTCAAGAAAAGAATCTCAATAATAAAGGGAGTAATGAAGAATACTTCCATAGAAAAAATCACTCTAAATTCCCGGTTGAATATGTGATTACACCACAAATCGAACACGACAAAACAGTCGGATATGTGATTACCTTTAAAGACGTAACCAAACGAAAGGAATTGGAAGAAAAGATCAAGTATCACGCGTATTACGATAGTGTCACCAATATACCTAACCGTGTCTTATTCCATGACCGTCTAAATCAGGCCTTAACCTTCGCTGAGTTAAACGAAAGTTCGCTTGGAATTCTATTCTTAGATCTTGATCGCTTCAAGAAAATTAATGATACTTTCGGCCACGCGTTCGGGGACATTGTCCTAAGGAAAGTAGCACAACGTCTTACTACTACTCTTCCCAAAGAGAATACCGTCTCTCGCCAGGGCGGGGATGAATTCATTATCTTACTGCCTAAAGTATCTTCTATTACGGACGCTGAGAACTGTGCTCACGAAATATTGAAAGCCTTTTCAGACCCCTTTTATATAAATGGGCAGGAAATTATCATTAAAACAAGTATTGGTGTTAGTCTCTTCCCACAGAATGGTGTTAATTCTGAACAACTGATCAAGCATGCGGATGTAGCGATGTACAAAGCCAAAGCCCTTTCAGGGGACCGCTTTCAAGTTTATACACCTGATATTGATGGGCGTTCTTTAGAAAGCATTGAGTTGGAAAATGATTTGTATAAAGCATTGAAAAACGAGGAGTTTATTCTGCATTACCAACCAAAAGTCGATACGGTTTCTAACAAAATCATGGGAGTAGAAGCTCTAATCAGATGGCATCGTCCTCACAAAGGTCTCATTTCACCAAGTGAATTTATCCCGTTAGCCGAAGAAACAGGGCTTATTACGCCGATCGGGGAGTGGGTCATTAAGGAAGCCTGTCAGCAAGCTAAACAGTGGCATAACCTCGGGCACACGTCTCTAGAAGTATCCGTAAATTTATCCCCCCAACAATTTAATCAAAATAACCTTGTCCAATTTATTGAACAAACACTGGAGGAAACAGGATTGCCAGCTCATTGCTTAGAACTCGAGCTTACAGAAAATTTAATCATCCATAATACGGACAACACTCTGGCAACTATCCAACAACTAAAAAATTTAGGAATTAAAATTTCAATTGATGATTTTGGTACAGGTTTTTCATCATTGGGATATTTAAAGGATTTCCCTGTAGACACATTAAAAATTGATAAATCTTTCATTGATGATATCTCATCCAATGAAAATAATGCCGCTATCACAAACACGATTATTACCCTGGCAAGAAACCTATCTTTAAAAGTGATTGCCGAAGGTGTGGAAACGCTAGAGCAAGCAGCATTTCTTAACCAACACGGATGCCGCGTTATCCAGGGCTATTATTTTAGCGAACCCCTCCCTGCCAAAACATTTATTCAGACATTCTATCCTAAACCATTTTCAGATTAG